GTGAGGTGCTTGTCGTAGCATGGAGGAGATCTTTTCGTAATCCTTGTCTGTATACTCGTCAGGCAAGTCTCGAGCCGCCTTCTTGTCTAGGATGACTCCGTCAGAGATAAGCATGACAGAGGGCTGAGCCCGTGCCATGGTCTTGATGATTGTAGCATCGCAGAAGTATAGCGGGTAGGCGGCTGCCGTCTTATTGCGCCAGCGTCCGCGCTCTTCGGCTGTACTGCCAGAGATGCCGTACATAGCGACACCGACAGACTCGGCCCACTCATAGAGCGCGTTGAGCTTGCGCCCGATCTGTATGGGCGTCGTCTCCCAGTTTGGCGTTATAACCCATATCTGCGGACTCTCATTGAGTAGCATCGTCTGGGTTACCTCACGCTCTGTCGCTTGCTGAGAGCTCCCGCCAGCATAGATCGCAAAGTCCATGACGGGAGGCTTGTAGCCCTCCTTGATGACTTGCTCTTGGCGGTCGATGTAAGTCCATGTCGAGTCGGGGAGCTCCTCCATGTTGAATGTCTCCCGCAGTCCATTCTTCTCATAGATAAAGAGGTACTCAATCTCCTCTTGAGGAGCGTCTTCAGGGATCATGGTCAGCTCTCGCAGCGAAGCTCCGATCTTATAGGGACGAAAGTCTATGAGCGGTAGATGCCTTAAGTTTCCTCCCACGAAAATGCCCCAGCCTAAGAGGAGTAAGGCCTCTGCCACAAATGCTGTTGTGCCTCGTAAGGGACGACTAGCCCTGCGATAGGTCAGGAGGTAAACGATCGTGATCGCCATGAAGAAGACGTTCTTACCAAAGGTCTGCCAGTTGGTGAGCTTGAGCGCATCTCCAAAGCAACCGCAGTCGCTGATAGGGTTAAAGAGAGCTAGATAGAGCGTCAAGAGCGTCATCACGCCCATAAAGATGGTGGTAGCCCATACTGTGACCTTCCTCCACAGTCCCATTAAGAGAAAAGCCCCGAGGAGAAACTCAAAGGAGCAGAGTGCGACCGATAGAGCCGGAGCCATAGCTCTCCAGCTCCCCAGTCCCATCACTCTAAGGTACTCCTCTATCTTGATGGCCCCTCCCATAGGGTCTACTCCCTTGACAAATCCCGAGAAAAGTAGCAGAGCCACTAGTATGATGCGGGAGAGTTCGGATAGGATGTATTGGACTCGTTGACGGCTCATAGGGTTATCTATTAAATGGCGTGTACTATACCTTAGTCAAAGCGTAACTTGATCAGTGCAAAGATAGCGTAGTTTATCATATCCTGGTAGTTAGCCGCTATGCCTTCGCTCACGAGTGTCTTGCCGGCGAGGTCTTCGATCTCCTTGGTGCGGAAGACCTTCGTCAGTATGATATCGGTTATCGAGCT
The sequence above is a segment of the Porphyromonas vaginalis genome. Coding sequences within it:
- a CDS encoding BT_3928 family protein; the encoded protein is MSRQRVQYILSELSRIILVALLLFSGFVKGVDPMGGAIKIEEYLRVMGLGSWRAMAPALSVALCSFEFLLGAFLLMGLWRKVTVWATTIFMGVMTLLTLYLALFNPISDCGCFGDALKLTNWQTFGKNVFFMAITIVYLLTYRRASRPLRGTTAFVAEALLLLGWGIFVGGNLRHLPLIDFRPYKIGASLRELTMIPEDAPQEEIEYLFIYEKNGLRETFNMEELPDSTWTYIDRQEQVIKEGYKPPVMDFAIYAGGSSQQATEREVTQTMLLNESPQIWVITPNWETTPIQIGRKLNALYEWAESVGVAMYGISGSTAEERGRWRNKTAAAYPLYFCDATIIKTMARAQPSVMLISDGVILDKKAARDLPDEYTDKDYEKISSMLRQAPHAGLHLERWGLLAAWIVFCLVMLIQIIQWEDKAKYSEYQIKNK